Genomic window (Tardiphaga sp. vice304):
CCGGTCGGCCTCCGATGCCCGCGCCTGCGCGTTCTGCAGGATCATGCCGGCATCGACCGTCATGGTGTTCGACGAGGTGTCGAGGTCGCGCAATTTGTCCATCCGGCGCAGCGACATCACGACCTCGCCGCCATAGGGCGTCTGGCCGCCGACCAGGCCGGTATTGCCGCCCTGCGGCACCAAAGCGGTACGCGTCTCGGTGGCGAGCTTGCAGATCGCGGCGACCTCCGCCGTCGAGCCCGGCCGCAGCACCAGCGGCGAGGTGCCGCGGAACAGGTTGCGGTCCTCGGTGACGTAGGGGTGCACGTCGGCCTCGGCCGTAATGGCGTATTTGTCGCCGACGATCGCCGCGAAGCGCGCGATGGTCTCGGGCGACAGCGTGGCCGGCGGCTTGTGAGCGATATTCATCGGGCTTCCCTGCGCTTGTCTTATTGCTCTTGCTTCAGGCCGCGGCGCGCCGCAGCCGGTCATTGATGGCTTCGCCAAGCCCGTGCCCCGGCACCGGCATCACCGCGATTCCCGCAGCACCAGAAGTGTCGAGCGCGCGAAGATAGCCGAAAAGTCTTGTCGCGGCTTCCGTGAGGTCGCCGCTCTCCGACAAATTCATCACGGCGACGGCTTTATCAAGTCCCGGCAAGGCAGCGGGACCGAATGCCAGCAATGCTTCCCCGGGGCGGACGTCGGTCGCCTGCAGCCGCACCCGGGCGCGGGGCGCATAATGCGAGGCCAGCATGCCCGGTGCCAGCGGATGCGGGCTGTCGGTATCCTCCAGTTCCTGCGGCGCCAGCAGCGCGCGGCCGAGCAGCCGCTCGATCGCCTCGCGCGGCAGCCCGCCGGCCCGCAACAGCATGGGCTCGTCAAAACAGCCGATGATCGTCGATTCGACGCCGACCTCGACCGGCCCGCCATCGAGGATCAGGTCGACGCGGCCGTCGAGATCGGCCAGCACATGGGCGGCGGTGGTCGGGGAGACGTGGCCGGAGCGGTTGGCGGACGGCGCAACCACAGCGCCGCCGAAGGCCTGCAGCAGGGCGCGTGCCACGTTATGGGACGGTATACGGACCGCGACGGTGTCGAGCCCGGCGGTGGCCAGATCCGCCACCGGGCAATTTTGCGCCTTCGGCAGGACCAGGGTCAGCGGCCCCGGCCAGAAAGCCTGCGCCAAAGCGCGCGCCTGCGAATCGAAGCGGGCGATCGCTTCCGCCGCTTTGAGGTCGCCGACATGGGCGATCAGCGGGTTGAACGCCGGCCGGCCCTTGGCCTGATACAGCCGGGCGATCGCCGCAGGATTGGCCGCGTCGGCGCCGAGCCCGTAGACGGTTTCGGTCGGAAACCCCACCAGCCCGCCCTCGCGCAGGCAGCGCGCCGCCGCCGCCACGGCATCAGCGCCGGCGGTCAGGAGGCGGGTGGAGAGGCCGAGCGGCATCGAAGCGGTCCTTGCGGGGGGCGTCAGTTCTTTTCCGAGGTTCTTGTACCGGGGTTCTTGCGGTATGCGAAACCCAAGGTTATAAGCCAGCCATTGTCGGAGTGTGGCTCAGCCCGGTAGAGCACTGCGTTCGGGACGCAGGGGTCGCAGGTTCAAATCCTGCCACTCCGACCAAGTATTTCAAGCACTTAGCAGAAGTGCGTTTTTTACCCCCCGATGAACCCCCCGAAATACGCAGGGCGCGCAGGTTTGATTTCCGCGCCTCTTCATTGATGATCGCTCTGCTTCGTGCAACGGCGTCTACGTTCGTCCATTTTCGTGCACGTTCGTCACTTTTCGCAGTCAAGCTTGTTGCCGCAACTTGTGCTGCGCGCCTTTCCTAGATACTCGCTGATCGGGCTCTTCGATAAACACGAAGAAACGAAAAGTTGGAGGTTGAGGGTATGGTCGATTTTGGCAAACGTTTAGCGAAAAAGACCGTCACGAAACCGATCGACCCAATCCAAATTTACGCATCTCTTGATCGGGCTCATGACAAAGGCCCGTTGCGTCCTGCCCAAGAGGCAGTGCTTCAAGCGTGGAACGCGCGGCAGGCCACAAATCGCGACTTGGTTGTCAAGCTACATACCGGACAGGGCAAGACCCTGGTGGGGCTGCTCATGCTCCAGTCGCGGTTGAATGCTGGCAAAGGGCCGGTTGTGTATCTCTGTCCCGATCACTTCTTGATTGCACAGACATGCGATCAAGCCAAGCAGTTTGGCATCCGCGTGTGCACGGCTGACGATGATTTGCCAGATGAGTTCCTAAACTCGAGCGCCATCCTCGTTACATCCGTCCAGAAGCTGTTCAATGGCTTGACCAAGTTTGGGTTGAACAAGTCTTCCATCGACGTCGACACCGTTCTGATGGATGACGCTCACGCATGTGCCGATCGGATCAGGGAAGCTTGTCGCATTCGTATTCCGAGTGATGAGCCTGCGTATGCTTCGCTCAAGACACTCTTTGCTACAGATCTTGAGCAGCAAGGCGTAGGGACTTTTGCCGATATCGAGAACAGCAAGCGTGAGGCACTGTTGCCGGTGCCGTATTGGTCTTGGATTGAGAGGGAGAGCGAGGTTGCCTCTATCCTTTCAGCTCAGGCCGATCGGAAGTCTATAAAGTTTGCGTGGTCGTTGTTGCGTGACATGCTCGTACACTGCCAGTGTATTGTCTCAGGCGTTGCTATTGAAATCGAACCATATGTGCCCCCTCTCGATGCTTTTGGGTCTTATTCGCACGCAGTTCATCGCATTTTTATGTCGGCAACCGTCACCGACGATGCATTTCTAATAAAAGGATTGAGGCTCTTGCCTCAGACTATTGCTAGGCCGCTCACCGATGATCGTGAGACATGGTCGGGCGAAAAGATGGTCGTCATCCCTTCGCTAATCCACGAGGACCTTGATCGAGACTGGATCATTCGCAGGTTCGGGAAGGCCAGCGCTGGCCGAAAGTCTGGCCGGGTAGTGCTCACTCCAAGCTTTGCGCTCAGCAAGGCTTGGGAGGCCACTGGCGCTTTAGTGGCAGATCGCAACACTATCGAGGACGCAGTTGGCGCCCTCAGGCGGGGCGATTGTGAAAAGACCGTTGTGTTAGCTAACAGGTACGATGGAGTTGATCTGCCCGACAGTTCTTGCCGAGTCTTAGTATTCGACTCTCGGCCGTATTCGGAAAGTCTCGCTGACATCTATGCCGAGCAGGTGCGCCCCGGTAGCGACGCAACGCTTATGCGCACGGTCCGCACAGTCGAACAGGGGATGGGCCGCAGCGTTCGTGGCGAAAAAGATTACTCGGTCATCATCATGACTGGATCTGATCTGGTGCGTCTTATCCGTGAAAAGGGCAAGCGCCGCTTCCTGTCCCCACAGGTGAACAAGCAAATTGAGATTGGGCTCGAAGTTGCCGAGATGGCGCGGGAAGAGGTGTCAAAAGGCAAAGAACCTAATGACGCATTCACCGCACTCATCCAGCAGTGCCTCAATCGCGATCCCGAGTGGAAAGCTTTCTACGCTGAACAGATGGACGGTATTGTTCCTCGGGGGCCTAACGAGAGTGTACTCAAACTCTATGCGGCTGAACTGGCGGCCGAAGAGTCCTACATGGCCGGAGACTACGCGGTAGCATCCGGCGGCCTCCAAAAGATGATGGACGACGGCCATGTCGACACGGATGATAAGGCTTGGTACCTCCAGGAGCGTGCGCGGTATCTCTATCGTACCGATCGGGCTCAATCACAGACGCTGCAAGTATCGGCGCACAAACGAAATCGGCTCTTATTGAAGCCACCGACCGGTGTGACCGTAACGAAACTAACAGTCGTTAGCCAAGGGAGAGCCGAGCGCATTATCGATTGGGTGCGAGCATTCGGGAAGTATGCCGATATGGACGTAACCGTCTCCGATATTCTCGGAAGACTTCGGTTTGGCGTTCGGGCAGACGATTTCGAACACGCCTTAGACGAGTTGAGTCGAGCGTTGGGCTTTGCAGGCGAGCGCCCGGATAAGGAGTGGAAGGAAGGGCCAGACAACCTTTGGGCATTGGATGGCACGAGCTACCTCTTGATCGAGTGCAAAAGTGAGGTCAGCGTTACCCGAGCCGAGGTCAATAAGCGGGAAGCCGAGCAAATGAATCGCTCCTCTGCTTGGTTTGAAAAGCACTACGCGGGGATGAAAGTTAAGCGTGTCATCATTCACCCGGCCAAGCGTATCGAGAGCGCTGCTCATTTTATCCACGAAGTGGAGGGTGTCGCCGAGGGGGAGCTAAAAAAACTCGAAAAGGCTTGCCGTGAGTTCTTCAAAGGTTTTGAGGGGCAGAACTTTGCTGATCTGTCGCCGCCGCATATCCAGAAAATGATCAATTCTCATAAGTTGGCTGTTGATGATCTGCTGAAGCTCTACTCTCGCAAATTGAAAAATGTGAAGGAGTGAACTTCGAGAGTGGCAGCAAAACAGATAATCCCAATAGGGAAGAATTCCAGCAGCAATGAAAAGACAGGTGTGCGTTCCCAGTAGGTCTAATCGCCCGCCACGTTGTCACGAACCAAATTGAGTATTTTCATCGCGAGATCGGTATCAAGCTCCATATCGATCAGTAAGCGTGTTTTTCCCTCCAAAGATGAAATGGCTTGCGCCGTTTGAAGAGCCCGGCGCTTTTTGAACAGCGGAAGAAGTTCATTGGGTTCGACATTCAACGCTTGGCAGATGTATTTCAGATTGATCGGAGCGGGTTCGTTCTCTCCGCGGCAATATGAAGAAATTAGATGCCGTCCGATCACATATTGCTTGCCCCTTTTGCGGTGAGTTTCGGGGACATGCTTGCTAGCTTCTCTAGCCAGGTCCGCAGCCGACCAGTTTTTCTCTTCGATCAGAGATTTCAGCCGTAGCGAGAACGCAACGAGGTGGTTTGCGGGCCGGTTGTTTTGCATACCGAACCGTACGCGGTAGGAGCGCTTATTACAACTTCTACTGCGCCGACGTCACCCCCCGAAAACCCCCCGAATATTCCCGTGAACAAACAACGAAGATCATGAATAAACGTGGACAATAAACACTGCAAATTCATATACTTAAACATGATGCAAGCCGTTCGGGACGCAGGGGTCGCAGGTTCAAATCCTGCCACTCCGACCAAGTAATCAATAACTTAGCGATATCAACGCTTTGATGCGCAACGAAATGCGCAATGAATTAGTTAGATTCGAGGGCAGGCCTGATGGCCGATGCGGTTACAGATCTCGATTCGTTTTTCGGGATTTGCACCCAGGGAGCGCGGAAGACCTCTGAATTTAACGCTGCACCCGTCTTTTGGCATGAATTGAACGAGACGACCGCCAATTGGCTTCGAGAGATCCGACAGGTCGCGGAGACAAACTTTCTGCTGCAAAAATTTCTAACAAATATTACCCTACTGTGGCTGGTGCCTGCGGCTGGCGGGGTCCGCTTTTGCATCGAGGAAAGCTACGAAGCGACTTCGCCAGATCGGCGGTTTGCCCGGCCTCGTGAGAGCGACCAGCTGTCGCGGCTGCTCCCCCTCGGCCATCCAATGTTGGCTGATCGAGACATCGCTCGCATTGCTGGTGAGCTTTACCTCGAACAAACTGGCGATGACGTGCCGTGGGTACTGTCAAACAAATCTGCTAGATACGGAGTCGGGCGATCGAAGACACAGCTGCAAAATGTTGCTGACATGTTCGATAACGCCGGACTCAAGGTTGAAGTTTACTTCCTACAATAATGGGTATGGCTTTGGAACTCGCTTCAGTCGATCTGTTTCGCATTCGACGTAGCCAGGCGGAAACTATTTCGCGGTGGCTTACCGACGACAAAGCGCTAGCGTCATTCGAGCGAGCAATAGTTTTGCGCCTTGAGGTTCATTACGGATTATGGTCTCCCGACCTCGTTTCTCCGACCTACCTGTTTGGGCGAGAGATGCGGCAGATTTTTGATAATAGATCGAACCAAGATCTTGGCTTTAAGATACATCCGGCTGAATTGCAGAGTCGAGCATATCTGATATTCCTCGCGGGCTTCTTTCGTAAACCTCTTCAGCTTGCGACAGATATCGATCGCGCCTCGCCCGAACGGTATCCACATTTTGTGAACATGTTGATTTCTTGATTATCGTCTTAAATTCTTTCGTGAAGACCTTGCCGCGGCCGAGACTTCATAATTTTTGTCCGCGCCAAATATTAGCGCAGTCAATCTGATAGATAGCCTTTCAATGGAAATCCCTTCGTCGAATAATCCGTGTAAAGGCCACGATAATCAATTAGATGAAAAACGAGATGGCTCAGTAGTACGTTAACGCTGTGCAGCTGGTCTATTAGTTTCTGAAAGTCCCGCGATGAGGTGTCGTCTCGGCCAGCTGTGCTGGGGTGAACTCCTCTGTTTCGCAATTTTTTCCAAGCGTTAATATGTTGCAAATCAGCGTGGCCATGTTTAGCGATTGAGATCATTCGATCGACAGCGCGTATCGTCGTAAGTCCGCTCATAATGCCTGTTACGCGGTCTGAAAACTCCAAAAAATCTGCAGAGGTGGATACCTGGTTGCTGATGTATTTCTGGAGGTCAATCAGCCTGTCTGACTCAGTTGTCTCTCGTTCGAAAGGTAGCAAATTTGCCAATCCCTCGACGGCAACGCTGAGACCGATCGCCCAAGCATCCACGGAATTTGCGCTAGCCTCTAGTACCCGGAATCATTGGTCCGCGAAACGGGCCTTAAGACGCTTTTGATGAACTTCAGACTTGGTCCAGACGAAGGGCTTGGCGTTTGCGTTGTAGTCTTCGATGAAGTTGTCGATGTGTTCCCTGAGTTGTTTGACAGAGGTGAAGGATTCGTCGCACAGGGACTTTGCTTGCAGGATCGAGAACCAGATCTCGACCTGATTGAGCCACGAGGCACGGGTTGGCGTGAAGTGGAACGTCACGTTCGGATGCAGCTTTAGCCAACGGTCGTTTTTCGGCTTATGGGTATTGAGGTTGTCGAGCACGACGTGGATGGCGGTGTCGGGCCAAGAGGCGACGATGTCGTTCATGAAGTCGAGAAACTCGATGCGCCGGCGCCGCTTTTTGTGCGCGGCCGTCACCTTGCCGGTGGCGACCTCGAAAGCGGCAAACAGCGTCGAGGTGCCGTTGCGCTTATAATCGTGGCTATGACCGCCCAGCGCGCGGCCGTTCGGCATTTTCAGATAGCCCTGTGCTCGCTCCAGCGCCTGGATCGAGGGCTTTTCATCGACGCAGATGACAATCGCGTTGTCCGGCGGCGCCATGTAGAGCCCACCACGTCGGCTGCCTTGGCCGCAAACTCCGGATCGTTGCTCTCACACCAGGATTTGCGCCCGGCCAAATCGATCTTCTGGGCACGCAGGAACCGCCAGATATATTGCATATCGACATCGCCCAGCGCCGCAGCTAACAACGGTCCCGACCAGCGCCCATAGCCCTTTGGTTTCGGCTGGTCCAACAGCGCCAGAATGCGCTTGTCCGTTTCCGCAGTGTATTTCGGTTCGGCACCTCGGTCGCCCGTTTCGTCCAGACCGTCAAACCGCTTTGCGGCATAGCGCACGCGCCACTTCGATGCCGTGCCAGTCGTGCAGCCAACAGTCCGCCCGATCGCCCGGCTCGCCAACCCCTCCGACGCCAACAGCACGATCCGTGCGCGCTGACGCAATCGATGCTCCGTCTTCGTCGACCGCGCCAAGCCCTCAAGCTCGTTCCGCTCCGACGTCGTCAAAATAATCGCTGTCGCCTCAGGGATGCTGCTCATATCCCATTGAATCACGACTCATTCTTCACCGATAGTGGGTACTAGAGCGTTATGAAGATAGCCGCTGCACGGATGCCAAGAAGAGCTCTTAGTCTCACGGGTCACGTATCGGAGGTAATTGGAAAATAACGCCCAAGATTGCTCGATAGGACCGCGGACCAGCGGCGGCATAAGTGCTGTTCGCTTCGAACGGACCGACGCCGAATACAAATCGAGGCAGCCAGATCGTACCATGACGCGTGTCGCAACTGACTGAGCAGGTAGAAAACGAAGCGCTTCCTCAACGCGGATCTCAAAATGCTCGGGAAGCTCGATTTTGGATTCCACACGAACCGAGAAGCTTTCGTCAGTTTTACGAACAACGAAGTCATAGTCATCCGACTTAAACTGAGCTGTGTCCAAAGCACAAGGAATGTTGGCTTCTTCAAAGAAATGCAACGTAAGCAATCGTGTCCCGGCGTGGCATGTTCCTCGACGGCAGGAGCTTAGGTCGCCATGAACGACCGGATATTTTTCATATTTTCCGAAACTCCAATCGCATTGTGGAAGCACGCGTTCGGTGGTCCATAACGAACCGTCCGCCGCGGTAGCGATTAAGGTGTAATAGGATGCGTCGGAATAGATTGTCCCGGATTGCACTTCGGCTGAGCGATTAAAGGAGTCGGCAAAACTATTGTTCTGAACGCTTTCAGTATAAAGCTTAAACTTCAGAGCATCTTCAGCCGTCTGCTACATATAGCCCTTTCCCTTGTAGGAAATAGGGCTGTCAGCCGTGTTTTGGGTAAGCGTCATTTCGATGAAGTCAACTTGCAACTTTCGTTTTTGATAGTCGCTTATGATCGTGCCCTGCAAAGTTTACTCCCTACCGTCGGCCGCTGAACGCCTCTGCGGCGTCTTCCTGAAAATCGGGATGATGATGCCCATAGTTTTCCTGCAATTGCTCCAGCGTCATGCCAAGCCAGCCAGCGGCCTGCCACGGATCCGTTCCGAGCTGCATCAGCCATGTTGCTGCGGTGTGTCGGAGAATGTGCCGCACCACGTCCGTTCCAAGCCCAGCGTCTGCAACGATGCCATCCCAACCGGTTTTGATTTTCTCCGCATACTGCTCGCCGTCGGCGCGATGCACGATGAACAGCACGGGTTTGCCGAGCTTGTCGGCCAACTTGAGGTCGAGCCGGCGCCAGCGCGCTAAGTGCGGCCGCAGGCGCGATGCCACCTTCGCCGCTGGCCGGCGCTTCTTGGTGACGGTCTCATCGCCGCCGCGGCCGTGGTAAACCCAGC
Coding sequences:
- a CDS encoding L-threonylcarbamoyladenylate synthase, encoding MPLGLSTRLLTAGADAVAAAARCLREGGLVGFPTETVYGLGADAANPAAIARLYQAKGRPAFNPLIAHVGDLKAAEAIARFDSQARALAQAFWPGPLTLVLPKAQNCPVADLATAGLDTVAVRIPSHNVARALLQAFGGAVVAPSANRSGHVSPTTAAHVLADLDGRVDLILDGGPVEVGVESTIIGCFDEPMLLRAGGLPREAIERLLGRALLAPQELEDTDSPHPLAPGMLASHYAPRARVRLQATDVRPGEALLAFGPAALPGLDKAVAVMNLSESGDLTEAATRLFGYLRALDTSGAAGIAVMPVPGHGLGEAINDRLRRAAA
- a CDS encoding DEAD/DEAH box helicase family protein, coding for MVDFGKRLAKKTVTKPIDPIQIYASLDRAHDKGPLRPAQEAVLQAWNARQATNRDLVVKLHTGQGKTLVGLLMLQSRLNAGKGPVVYLCPDHFLIAQTCDQAKQFGIRVCTADDDLPDEFLNSSAILVTSVQKLFNGLTKFGLNKSSIDVDTVLMDDAHACADRIREACRIRIPSDEPAYASLKTLFATDLEQQGVGTFADIENSKREALLPVPYWSWIERESEVASILSAQADRKSIKFAWSLLRDMLVHCQCIVSGVAIEIEPYVPPLDAFGSYSHAVHRIFMSATVTDDAFLIKGLRLLPQTIARPLTDDRETWSGEKMVVIPSLIHEDLDRDWIIRRFGKASAGRKSGRVVLTPSFALSKAWEATGALVADRNTIEDAVGALRRGDCEKTVVLANRYDGVDLPDSSCRVLVFDSRPYSESLADIYAEQVRPGSDATLMRTVRTVEQGMGRSVRGEKDYSVIIMTGSDLVRLIREKGKRRFLSPQVNKQIEIGLEVAEMAREEVSKGKEPNDAFTALIQQCLNRDPEWKAFYAEQMDGIVPRGPNESVLKLYAAELAAEESYMAGDYAVASGGLQKMMDDGHVDTDDKAWYLQERARYLYRTDRAQSQTLQVSAHKRNRLLLKPPTGVTVTKLTVVSQGRAERIIDWVRAFGKYADMDVTVSDILGRLRFGVRADDFEHALDELSRALGFAGERPDKEWKEGPDNLWALDGTSYLLIECKSEVSVTRAEVNKREAEQMNRSSAWFEKHYAGMKVKRVIIHPAKRIESAAHFIHEVEGVAEGELKKLEKACREFFKGFEGQNFADLSPPHIQKMINSHKLAVDDLLKLYSRKLKNVKE
- a CDS encoding helix-turn-helix domain-containing protein, producing the protein MQNNRPANHLVAFSLRLKSLIEEKNWSAADLAREASKHVPETHRKRGKQYVIGRHLISSYCRGENEPAPINLKYICQALNVEPNELLPLFKKRRALQTAQAISSLEGKTRLLIDMELDTDLAMKILNLVRDNVAGD